The Raphanus sativus cultivar WK10039 unplaced genomic scaffold, ASM80110v3 Scaffold2537, whole genome shotgun sequence sequence AGAAGGATACGTAACTGTGCTTGAAAGATGGCTGGTTTAAGCCAAAACTTTTTTGGTTATTACGTTACAAATGTTCAGTGTTTTAAGTCAATGCTCAAAGGTTTAGTTTATTACCTTTGTTCCCGTAACTTTTGGGTTATGCGTGTATGCCCGATATAATCCATAGTCTACCCCTTTACCcaaaacttaatattattagttatGTACCCAAAACTCTGTAGTTTTTACATATGCTTCCTGTATTTTATGCTAATTAACATATACTGtataaattataagaaaacTCAATCGATACGGAGGAAACTACCAAAAAATGAAAGCTTTCTCTCTGTTATCTATTTGTGTGGTCATCGTTTTGGCAAACAGTCACATTGATGCTTTCACAAGAAACGATTTTCCTGAGGACTTCCTCTTCGGAGCTGGCACTTCTGCTTATCAGGTTCCATTCTTCTTCGTTATTTTAGCTGTTTTTTTATAAGGTTTTTGCCTTTTACTTCTTATTGTCATGTTTTCAACTTTGTGGGGGAGACATAGTGGGAAGGAGCTGTTGATGAAGATGGAAGGACTCCTAGCGTTTGGGATGGTTTCTCACCCTttggtaagaaaaaaaacaagagttaTATGTTCATATGCTGTTGACCAAGAAAAAGTATGCCATAATCATATCATAGCTTTACTGTGTGGTTTCATTTCATTGGCATTTTGAAaagatatgtaatatatattgaGTGAGTCGTTGTTTATCTGAGAGCTTGTTTGATTAGATTCATAGATCATGGTTGGATATGTTTTCTTGCAGATAACATGGACAATGGAGATATAGCTTGTGATGGATATCACAAATAcaaggtgattttttttctttcttctctctgttttgCTCCTTTGTTTATTAAGTCTTTGGCTCTGTTTTCTTAAGTTGTATTGTTATTGTGGGCTTTTGCAGAAAGATGTTAAGCTGATGGCAGAAATGGGTTTAGAAGCATTCAGATTCTCTATCTCATGGTCAAGGCTTATACCTAGTAACACCTCCTCTTTCTGGTTTCTTAACTTGCAAGTCTAAAACCTTTTGCCTCTTAAACCCTATTTTGTGCCTGTTGTTGGTATCTCAGATGGAAGAGGACCCATCAACCCAAAAGGTCTACAGTTTTACAAGAACCTCATCAAAGAACTACTAACCCATGGTGATATTTCtttcttataaaaaaactaattattcagttataaaaaaaaactaattgttAAAGATTATTTCATTGCTTTtgatagatatattttttttggcaaaacaGGAATCGAACCACACCTTACGCTATACCACTATGATCTTCCTCAGGCTCTTGAAGATGAGTATGGAGGATGgatcaaccacaaaatcatgTATATGATAATTCTTTTCTgttaaagtcttttttttttttaatgatggAAGTGAAAGAAAGATTGCTGGTTGCAGAGAGGACTTCACTGCTTTTGCAGATGTATGCTTCAGAGAGTTTGGGGATGATGTAAAGCTATGGACTACAATTAACGAAGCTAACATATTCGCTATTGGAGCGTACAGCGAAGGAATTTTGCCGCCAGGACATTGCTCTACTTCCAGTTCCAGATACGTCAAGTGCTCCACTGGAAACTCTTCTACTGAACCATATATTGTAGGTCATAACATATTGCTGGCTCATGCCTCTGCTTCAAACTTGTATAGACTCAAGTACAAGGTATACACACACATAGGTCTATTCTTGGCTCTTAAAACGTTATGAACATAATGTGACGGTGCAGAGTAAGCAGAGAGGATCCATAGGCCTTTGCATATACACATATGGGTTATTTCCTTATACTAACTCCAAGGAGGATGAAGTAGCAACTCAGAGAGCTAAAGATTTCTACTTTGGATGGTGAGgagaattttttattattttttgggtTTCAGTGACGTTGAGGACAAAATCTGAATATGATAACAATACAGGTTGTTAAAACCTTTGGTGTTTGGGGACTATCCGGATGTAATGAAAAGAGTTGTGGGAACTAGGTTACCTGTTTTCTCAGAGGAAGAGTCAGAGCAAGTTAGAGGATCATCTGACTTTATAGGAGTCATCCATTACACGACACTGTATGTCACAGAGAGTAAACCATCACCTTCTATCCTTCCTAGCAACCAAGATTTTTCTACAGACATGGGAGTAGAGACTATCTGTAAGATTACTTGCTTATCAATCCATCGAGAGAGAAAGTGTTTTCTCGACTCTTTCAGCTTATgaatgttcttcttcttgtggaTAGCCATTGGGAACACTGTTCCATGGGGTTTTGAAGGTGTCTTGGAGTATTTGAAACAGAGCTTTAACAACCCTCCTATCTACATTCTTGAAAATGGTCTctctttactctgttttttctttggcTCTGTTTTACTATCTTATTCTTAAGATTGCTTCCGATTACTAAACAGGTTTTGCGACGAAACACGATTCAACACTACAAGATACAGCAAGAGTTGAATACATTCAATCTTACATTGGTGCTATGTTGAACGCCATCAGGTATATATGATTGGTTCAACTCTGGTTTACTTACTCTGCTCTCTGAGTCTGACTCTTGACGAATCATCTTTTTTGACTGATTTAGGAATGGATCGGACACGAGAGGTTATTTTTATTGGTCGATGATAGACTTGTACGAGCTGTTGGCTGGATACAGGGTCAGCTTTGGACTGTACTATGTGAATTTCAGTGATCCTAGTCTCAAGAGGTCTCCAAAACTCTCTGCTTCTTGGTACACTGGTTTTCTCAATGGTACGGTTGATGTTTCTCCTCTGGACATTACTCAGCAGCAGAGCCACTTCTCTGGTTCGTCTTCTTTGTGATGTATCTAAGATTTActtgttttggttttgatcCTCATTTGGTTTGAGAGTTCGTCTTGTCAATGACAAAACTCAAGTCATTTTCCCAATGGTTTAATAGAAAGGTCGCATAATTCTTGGAAGATAGCATAACAAAGAGAAATAACAACACTCAAGATACTTAAGCTTACCCGTAGTATCATCCAGTCATTTAAAGTTACGTATTGTTTTTTTAAGCAAAAGCGCATCTGGTGTAGTGGTATCATAGTACCCTCCCACGGTACTGACCAGGGTTCGATTCCCTGGATGcgcaattttgtttattttacttttttctacaatggtaaaatcacatttttacgtggtaaataaataaactggTTTCAAAGTAGAATACTGTTCATccgtaaataaaatataacatatcgtattttttgttatttagaaaaacaattaataaataagaaaatcatttaaaataataataaatataaataataaaaataataaataaaaagcaaaaatgaTATAAATCGTCAGTGGTTCGTAGTTGTATTCAATAGATATAAGAAATTTGTCTCAAATCGAAATGAGAGAAGCCTTAGAGCAATTTTATCAATGGGACTTCTTAATGTGTATTtagcatattttattaatattttttagtttagaaTCAAAGCTAaggattttcttaaatttatagattattgGTGGGACTTGTGTTGTATCTTAAACAAAAGGCCAAAGAACTACAAATATTCATGGCCATCTTTTCTCTTAAATGAAATGAACATAACAAACATTCATACACAAAACAGCTTTCATTATCATTAACTAGACTCTTTCGCTCTATTCGATCTTCGATAACAATCAAAATTACCTAAGGTGAAGAGGATTTGCCAACCGCAAATCCAAATCCCTGTCACCAGAACTGGTTcaagcagaaaaaaaaagattcagtTTTGTATAAATTATGCAAAGTCAATCTTTAATAACATCAAAAGTATACATACCCTGTGTGAATCTGCAAAGGCAAGTCATGACGTTCAGTGACTTCCAAAGTAAGAGGTCAACTCCGTCAAAGAGAACCCCAACCCATAAACCCTTTTATTGTAGTCTTCAGAAAACTCGAAAAGGATCGGACTTTGAATCGACCGGTCGGATCCTCCATTGATGGATACTAGTAAGCTCTTCAGATTCGGATCATCCATTGATGGATGTCGGCTCCACACTGGTTTCACcgtcaaagagagaaaaagggAGAAGATGAAAATTAATTTCGAGACAAAATCTCATGCTAACGTGTGGCACTAAGGACGCGTGCAAAAACTTCTTAACTAAGGACGTTCTTTGTAATTTcagtcttttttatttattttttggccAATTAATACTAAAGACTTTCCTTAGATATGCCGATAATTGGTCTAAAATGTCTCTCATTCATGATGTTGCATATAATAATCATTCTAACTTAGCGTGTAATGCCGAGAGGTTTTTGTTTTACACGCACTTAATTCGAAAGATAATAAACCTATTTGATCCTTAAGACTCCATCTTAAACCACTGACATTGTGATTATTGATCCAtgaaacatctttttttttgtagaaaagATCCATGAGACATCAGTTATCAAATTGTGATTTGAAGTATTTGAAGGGGGTACTGTCTCAACAAATATGGTGAGAGGATTAACAGGATCCTcgtacattttttatttttagttagtcttcctttaatatttttgggttcaggaaaatgacatttttattaaaaaagtttgtTATTTTTGCCTTCCCTATTCCCTATTTAATCTGGCTTTCTTTTGAAGTGCTCAACTAGAGTATGACctgcacgcccgtgcgggtattTATTCTTACCGTTATATCTATCAATATTTTCTATAGTTTTGGtagtgtatatttttttttacatttatcggtattaaatatttgtttgctATAACAATTATACAccaaagtttttatttatatgagtaaactttttatttatctataaataatgGACAAAGTAAATATGGACTATATACCATTACGGCGAACCCGGGTTCAAATCCCACCGGCCACacgaatataaattattattttcagctcatttgaaattttgaatattcATGAGAGGGTTTATCCATGGGATGTACCTCTACCCGGAAGTTAGGTCTGTGTCTTTAATAAATCCggatttaacatttttcatttaaaaaaaatggacTATAATAAAATGGGTAATGGATAAGTCTCGTAAATGTAATTAATATAGACCAATATGAAATCATAGTTTTTGGAAAGTGTACgtataagatttataaaagGTATCTAAGTTACTTTCATTTTTACTATCGGTTCTATTATTAATGTATATCATAGTGTGTTTGGAAAAAAATACATAGCtgcattaaaatttgatatattttggtATTACTAAAGGATTATtctgatttctaattttttattagtttcttatgagaactaaaaaaatttatacttttttaCGTTTTTGGTAGAGCTAAATTTTAGGAAACAGAGTACTATATTTTAACCATGTCATAAATAATAGGAATATTTATAGGaagtaaaaaatattgtaaCAATTACGATcataaaattgtgttttctttttttttctgtttggttCACAGAGTGGATATCAGTTGTATAAGTTGATGacgaaaaaaaattgtgatttcttgttttatttattagattttcTTGTGAGAACTAAAATATTTGGAGCCTTTTACGGTTATGGTAAAGCTAAATTTTAGGAAATTGAGAGTTATGCACTAATCATATCATTActattaagaatatttttaggaattAAAGAATATTCTGACAATCTAAtcgttaaattttttttttattaatatctcCTATATATTTTGTCGGATTTTATGAAGTTTCTGAGTAAGTTTTTTCAAaacttatgttattttaaaaactattggTTATACTAAACAAAATGACAGATgatgccaaaagaaaaaaaaacaaaatgacagattaaaatatatttacttccaagcttaaaatatatgatatataatatctatggTTTAAACAAAGATACACCTCTAAACCAACGTTTTCTTAACAATCtgaaaaactaaaactaaaacacaaaccaaccaccaattttttaataaaacattaacacAATTTACGAAAATACCAATTGAATGAAACACACTAATACAATTTACGAAAACCCGAGAACCATCACACATGTAATACTATATAAGTAGAAGACAAAACCAGTTTGCCtgataaatatgataatttcgtattaaaaattctaatgagGTACCTACATATAAGGCATGTTATATTTAATGGAAAATGTATAACCGATTTGATTATTATTAGGTCTTAAGATTTcttttaatgtcagtggcaatgctttgtaaatatttaagaaaagtcaaggttaaattttaattgtactttagttttaatagtattgatggtTAGCTGTCTCTTCAGTTCATATTGTCTCTTGAGCTCatattgttttaacttttaacttaaCGGTTTTAATACTAAATGTATTCTTTTGGTATTCTAAACTATTGCCGTTTTATAAATGATTGGTTccaataatttttattgatCTAGTGAAGtttagaagcaaaaaaaaattgtcggTAAGTAAATGCAGATGTATGAAGAACGGTGAGAGGTGGTGGTTGATCAAAAAAAGTGAGAGGTAGGTGAGAttgttttttactaaaaaaaacaaatggccGACATAAAAACACAACGCCCAGTCGCCACCGTGGGGACAGGGGAAAGGTGTTACACAGAAACGAGCAAGATATTAATTGGCAAATTAAATATCTGTCGTTTTACGCATGCTCccgtatttgtttttttttgtttttgttttaggtAAAAGCATGCTCCCGTATTTGTTATCATTAACATCTTATACTATAAATAGTTGGAAATCACAATCGATGAGGTAGaaatctataaaaagaaaaaataatgaaagCTTTCTCAGTATTATCCATTTATGTGGCCATCGTTTTGGCAATAAGTCACACTGACGCTTTCACACGAGACGATTTTCCAGAGGATTTCCTCTTCGGAGCTGCCACTTCTGCTTATCAGGTTCCATTCTTCTTCTGTGCTCTTTCGTATTTTTCTTAGCTGTTGTTTTATAAGGTTTTGTCTTTTACTTCTTGTTGTCATGTTTTGTACTTTGTTGGGGGAGATATTATAGTGGGAAGGAGCTGCTGATGTGGATGGAAGAACTCCTAGCGTTTGGGATGGTTTCACACCCATTGGtaagaaagagaaaagagagttATTTTCCATTTCATTGGCATTTAaataaaagcaagaaaattgAGTGAGTCTTTGCTTATCTGAGAGCTTGTTTGATTAGATTCATAGATCTTGGTTGCATTTTTTTTAGCTGATAACAAGGACAAAGGAGATATAGCATGTGATGGATATCACAAATAcaaggtgttttttttttctttctcctctCTTCTTTGTTTGCTCTCTTCTTGTTTATAAGTAAGTCTCTGTCTCTGGCTCTGTTTTTCTCAAGCTGTATTGTTATTGTGGGTTTTGGCAGGAAGATGTTGAGCTGATGAAAAAATTGGGTTTAGAAGCATTCAGATTCTCTATCTCATGGTCAAGACTTATACCTAGTAACACCTCCTCTTTCTGGTTTCTTAACTTGcaagttttttataaaaaaaaaacattttcgaCTCTTAAACCCTTTTTGTGTGTCTGTGGTTGGTTTCTCAGATGGAAGAGGACCCATCAACCCAAAAGGTCTACAGTTTTACAAGAACCTCATCAAAGAACTACTAACTCATGGTGATATTTCTTActtataaaaaactaattattaaagattattttttccttaaaaCTTGTTCTTAATGCCAATTCATAGCTTCTCATAAAAAGTTTTCGGCAAAACAGGAATCGAACCACACGTTACACTATACCACTATGATCTTCCTCAGGCTCTTGAAGATGAGTATGGAGGATGGCTCAACCGcaaaattatgtaatattaataattCTGATCTAATACCCATTTTTTAATGATGATCactgaaaagaagaaaaaaaatttgttggtTGCAGAGAGGACTTCACTGCTTTTGCAGATGTATGCTTCAGAGAGTTCGGGGATGATGTGAAGCTATGGATTACAATTAACGAAGCTAACGTATTCGCTATTGGAGCGTACAGCCAAGGGTTTTTGCCGCCAGGACGTTGTTCTACTACCAAATACGTCAAGTGCTCCACTGGAAACTCTTCTACCGAACCATATATTGCAGCCCATAACATATTGCTGGCTCATGCCTCTGCTTCAAACTTGTATAGACTCAAGTACAAGgtacatacacacacacataggTCTATTCTTGGCTCTTAAAAAACCTTATGAACATAATGTGACGGTGCAGAGTAAGCAGAGAGGATCCATAGGCTTCTCCATATATGCATATGGATTCTTTCCTTATACTAACTCCAAGGAGGATGAAATAGCAACTCAGAGAACTACAGATTTCTTCTCTGGCTGGTGAggagaatatattttttttgttttttttgttcgagtGACGTTGAATCTGATAACTTTGAATATTATAACACAGGCTCTTAAAGCCTTTGGTGTTTGGGGACTATCCAGATTCAATGAAGAGAATCGTGGGAACTAGGTTACCTGTTTTCTCAGAGGAAGAGTCAGAGCAAGTGAAAGGTTCATCCGATTTTTTAGGCATTATCCATTACACAACAATGTATGTCAGAAAGAGTACAACCACCACATCTTCTATCCTTCCTAGAGACCACGAGTTCTTCACAGACATGGGGGCAGAGACTATCCGTAAGCTTTACTTGCTTGTCAAGTAATCAATCCCATCTGCTCCACTCTTTTCAGCTGatgattcttcttcttgtgtACAGCCATTGGGAATCAATCTATTCCATGGGGGTTTGAAAGTGTTTTGGATTATTTGAAACAGAGCTATGACAATCCTCCTATCTACATTCTTGAAAATGGTCTCTGGTTTTGGCTCTGTTTTATCTCTGCTTTTGAAAAGCAAtctttctttgttcttcttaaTATCTCTTCCATTTGCTAAACAGGTTTAGCTACGAATCACAGTTCCACGCTACAAGACACAGAAAGAGTTGAATACATTCAATCTAGTATTGGTGCCATGTTAAACGCCATCAGGTATATATGATTTGGTATTAAATTGGTTTAACTCTCTTTTAATTTGCTCTCTGCTCTCTGATTCTTGACGAATCATCTTTTTTTGAATGATTTTAGGAATGGATCGGACACGAGAGGTTACTTCTTATGGTCGATGATTGACTTGTACGAGCTGGTTGCTGGCTACAAGCTCAGCTTTGGATTGTACTACGTGAATTTCAGTGATCCTGGTCTCGAGAGGTCACCAAAGCTCTCTGCTTCTTGGTACTCTGGTTTTCTCAATGGTACAGTTGTTGTTGCTCCTCAGGATATTACTCACCCGCAGAGCCACTTCTCTGGCTCCTCATCTATGTGATGTagttattatacatatatataagtagTAACTAGAACACAGCCACGTAAGCTTCCAGAAGtattatttaagtaaaataATGTTTGCATATCGTTCCAATATGCAAAAGCACATCTGTGTAGCGGTTTCACAGTACCCTTCACGGTACTGACCAGTGTTCGATATCCTGGCTGCGcaattgtatttttctattcCTTTTGAATGATTTCtcaaatcttttaaaaatctttGCCTCAAATTCAAGCAACACTATAAGCGTTTGATCGATAAACTGAGCTGTGTAGCAGTCATTAACTAGATTGGTTATGCATGTTTCTCAATATAGGTTTGTAATGTTCAAGAAATCTATAGGAAGTTTGTAGATGAATGTGGTTTAGAGAGAAAACCCCAGGCTGGTGTTCGTTTAGATatggtaaatatttttattattatttttttaaaatatattctaactTTCTTAAATGGTTTTAGGTCAAAGAGTTAAAGGAGTTTTACGAGAAGTCCcacaagaaatttttttttttataaattattttagtttatgctttagttatacatttttttgatgaattaatatatatatatatagtaaaaaattGCTAATTTGTTGAATGAtcatattatagaaaatattaatctatctatctatactattatttgcggaGTGATTTTTCGCGACGAAattctcacgttaaaagttagaacGGTTAATATCGAttttacccttaatgaatatatttatatatataaatgattatataactaaaaacgaatttaatattaataatattatatttatctattatattagataaatgattataaattaatataataaatttcaaaaaataaaatatatctaaaacttaagataattcttatatatattgtgttattatctggaaataataataaattgcaaaacatatttaaaacttaagatattcttatatatattctgttataatctggaaataatat is a genomic window containing:
- the LOC130505732 gene encoding beta-glucosidase 10-like isoform X2; protein product: MKAFSLLSICVVIVLANSHIDAFTRNDFPEDFLFGAGTSAYQWEGAVDEDGRTPSVWDGFSPFDNMDNGDIACDGYHKYKKDVKLMAEMGLEAFRFSISWSRLIPNGRGPINPKGLQFYKNLIKELLTHGIEPHLTLYHYDLPQALEDEYGGWINHKIIEDFTAFADVCFREFGDDVKLWTTINEANIFAIGAYSEGILPPGHCSTSSSRYVKCSTGNSSTEPYIVGHNILLAHASASNLYRLKYKSKQRGSIGLCIYTYGLFPYTNSKEDEVATQRAKDFYFGWLLKPLVFGDYPDVMKRVVGTRLPVFSEEESEQVRGSSDFIGVIHYTTLYVTESKPSPSILPSNQDFSTDMGVETISIGNTVPWGFEGVLEYLKQSFNNPPIYILENGFATKHDSTLQDTARVEYIQSYIGAMLNAIRNGSDTRGYFYWSMIDLYELLAGYRVSFGLYYVNFSDPSLKRSPKLSASWYTGFLNGTVDVSPLDITQQQSHFSGSSSL
- the LOC130505732 gene encoding beta-glucosidase 10-like isoform X1, whose translation is MKAFSLLSICVVIVLANSHIDAFTRNDFPEDFLFGAGTSAYQWEGAVDEDGRTPSVWDGFSPFDNMDNGDIACDGYHKYKKDVKLMAEMGLEAFRFSISWSRLIPNGRGPINPKGLQFYKNLIKELLTHGIEPHLTLYHYDLPQALEDEYGGWINHKIIEDFTAFADVCFREFGDDVKLWTTINEANIFAIGAYSEGILPPGHCSTSSSRYVKCSTGNSSTEPYIVGHNILLAHASASNLYRLKYKRGSIGLCIYTYGLFPYTNSKEDEVATQRAKDFYFGWLLKPLVFGDYPDVMKRVVGTRLPVFSEEESEQVRGSSDFIGVIHYTTLYVTESKPSPSILPSNQDFSTDMGVETISIGNTVPWGFEGVLEYLKQSFNNPPIYILENGFATKHDSTLQDTARVEYIQSYIGAMLNAIRNGSDTRGYFYWSMIDLYELLAGYRVSFGLYYVNFSDPSLKRSPKLSASWYTGFLNGTVDVSPLDITQQQSHFSGSSSL
- the LOC130505734 gene encoding beta-glucosidase 10-like, which codes for MKAFSVLSIYVAIVLAISHTDAFTRDDFPEDFLFGAATSAYQWEGAADVDGRTPSVWDGFTPIADNKDKGDIACDGYHKYKEDVELMKKLGLEAFRFSISWSRLIPNGRGPINPKGLQFYKNLIKELLTHGIEPHVTLYHYDLPQALEDEYGGWLNRKIIEDFTAFADVCFREFGDDVKLWITINEANVFAIGAYSQGFLPPGRCSTTKYVKCSTGNSSTEPYIAAHNILLAHASASNLYRLKYKSKQRGSIGFSIYAYGFFPYTNSKEDEIATQRTTDFFSGWLLKPLVFGDYPDSMKRIVGTRLPVFSEEESEQVKGSSDFLGIIHYTTMYVRKSTTTTSSILPRDHEFFTDMGAETIPIGNQSIPWGFESVLDYLKQSYDNPPIYILENGLATNHSSTLQDTERVEYIQSSIGAMLNAIRNGSDTRGYFLWSMIDLYELVAGYKLSFGLYYVNFSDPGLERSPKLSASWYSGFLNGTVVVAPQDITHPQSHFSGSSSM